One segment of Agromyces albus DNA contains the following:
- a CDS encoding glycosyltransferase family 2 protein: protein MTMMVRDEADIIRATLEHHRAQGVDRIIVTDNGSVDGTTEILEEYASDGLVDLHFDPVHQKQQSEVVTAMARDAYTEYGADWVINADADEFWVARNPARTIRDVLENTPRVFQTFLVPVIDMTGMPALEGAGLDRLVYRDTRTVDELRSLGLLAHSTPDAVHVGSPEIEVAQGNHAVSLPSRGTPARDDSLEVLHLPWRSWGQYSRKVEAAGRAYTSAGAKRPSPNHHGMIDYARMQAGMLEGFYLIRHPDATRLESGLADGTFVLDDRLTSLARYGLPDVPYDADRRTREIARVAPLARAEGLLFERARQIEQLTEELTVRAEKAEDRIRSLEDALADALRDLHEVRSRRAVRFLDRLANTAHELTSPMRRATHAARSRAGTGREGD, encoded by the coding sequence ATGACCATGATGGTCCGCGACGAGGCGGACATCATCCGGGCGACGCTTGAACATCACCGCGCCCAAGGGGTCGACCGGATCATCGTCACCGACAACGGCTCGGTCGACGGTACGACAGAGATCCTCGAGGAGTACGCGAGCGACGGGCTCGTGGATCTTCACTTCGATCCCGTGCACCAGAAGCAGCAGAGCGAGGTCGTCACGGCCATGGCTCGCGATGCGTACACCGAATACGGGGCCGATTGGGTGATCAACGCCGATGCGGACGAGTTCTGGGTGGCACGGAACCCCGCGCGGACGATTCGAGACGTCTTGGAGAACACCCCACGTGTGTTCCAGACCTTCCTCGTGCCCGTGATCGACATGACGGGCATGCCCGCCCTCGAAGGCGCCGGACTCGATCGCCTGGTGTACCGCGACACTCGGACGGTCGACGAACTCCGCAGTCTCGGCCTGTTGGCTCACTCGACGCCCGATGCGGTTCACGTCGGCTCGCCCGAGATCGAGGTGGCGCAGGGCAACCACGCCGTGTCGCTCCCGAGCCGCGGCACACCGGCCCGCGACGACTCCCTCGAGGTGCTGCACCTGCCGTGGCGCTCGTGGGGACAGTATTCGCGGAAGGTCGAAGCGGCCGGTCGCGCCTACACGTCAGCGGGCGCAAAACGCCCCAGCCCGAACCACCACGGAATGATCGACTATGCCCGGATGCAAGCTGGGATGCTCGAGGGCTTCTACCTGATCCGGCACCCGGATGCCACACGGCTCGAGAGCGGACTCGCCGACGGCACGTTCGTCCTCGACGACCGGTTGACCTCACTCGCCCGCTACGGCCTGCCCGATGTGCCCTACGACGCGGATCGTCGCACCCGCGAGATCGCACGTGTCGCTCCGCTCGCCAGGGCCGAGGGACTGCTGTTCGAACGAGCACGACAGATCGAACAGCTCACGGAAGAGCTCACGGTACGGGCAGAGAAGGCCGAAGACCGCATCCGATCGCTAGAGGACGCCCTCGCGGATGCCCTGCGCGATCTCCACGAGGTCCGGTCGCGACGAGCCGTCCGGTTCCTCGATCGACTCGCGAACACCGCGCATGAGCTCACGTCTCCGATGCGCAGGGCAACGCACGCAGCCCGGAGCCGAGCCGGCACCGGGCGCGAAGGCGATTGA
- a CDS encoding glycosyltransferase family 2 protein, giving the protein MSPSPALAVVTVSYRSGSVLPGLISSLREATSRPYEVVIADNAPDDGEKRVAVESGARYLPMDRNAGYGGAVNAAIRVLAPEIQWVLICNPDVRLLPGSLDVLVDRLEADPTIGAVGPRVLNEDGSTYPSARAVPSLRTGIGHALFANIWKGNPWTRTYRTPSDLSGEARIAGWLSGSCLLVRRAAFDAIGGFDEGYFMYFEDVDLGVRMAEAGHLNLYEPSARVVHTGAHSTSAEAPRMVAAHHASARRFVGRRYAGPLLLPIRWAIYGALGVRSLTLQLQARARKPDSGRTSA; this is encoded by the coding sequence GTGAGCCCTTCTCCTGCCCTTGCCGTCGTCACCGTGAGTTACCGCTCCGGATCGGTGCTTCCCGGCCTGATCTCCTCCTTGCGGGAGGCGACGAGCCGGCCGTACGAAGTGGTCATCGCCGACAACGCCCCCGACGACGGCGAGAAGAGGGTCGCCGTGGAGTCCGGCGCCCGTTACCTCCCGATGGATCGCAATGCCGGCTACGGCGGCGCCGTCAACGCCGCGATTCGGGTACTCGCCCCTGAGATCCAGTGGGTCCTGATCTGCAATCCCGACGTGCGCCTCCTCCCCGGCTCGCTCGACGTCCTCGTCGATCGCCTCGAAGCCGACCCCACCATCGGCGCCGTCGGGCCGCGAGTGCTCAACGAAGACGGGTCCACGTACCCGTCCGCACGCGCGGTCCCATCGCTGCGCACCGGCATCGGGCATGCACTCTTCGCGAACATCTGGAAGGGAAACCCCTGGACCCGCACCTATCGCACCCCGTCCGATCTCTCGGGTGAGGCTCGGATCGCAGGCTGGCTGTCGGGTTCATGCCTGCTCGTACGCCGAGCGGCATTCGATGCGATCGGCGGGTTCGACGAGGGGTACTTCATGTACTTCGAGGATGTCGATCTCGGAGTACGAATGGCTGAAGCGGGTCACCTCAATCTCTACGAGCCGTCCGCACGAGTCGTTCACACGGGCGCGCACTCTACTTCGGCCGAAGCGCCACGCATGGTCGCGGCCCATCACGCGAGCGCGCGCCGATTCGTGGGCCGCCGATATGCTGGACCGCTGCTCCTGCCAATACGATGGGCGATCTATGGCGCGCTCGGCGTCCGATCGCTCACCCTGCAACTGCAGGCGCGGGCACGGAAACCCGACAGCGGCCGGACGTCCGCATGA